TCTTTCAAATAGCTGTCTTTATTGGAACTATgatttgtttattgtccttttgGTATTGTAATGACAACATATTTTCGTCATTCtaatatgttttacatatgTTTACTCAGAagcagggtttccgctggcggtcgccattttcgcaatttgcgaaaaaataataattgtggcgataaaaattcctcatttgcgaaagaatttggcgaaagaaatatatagaacgatttattttcctccatcttgtttatttacttttttcgagtttctcggactttaccggttcagacaatactcggaattcaccttgacctcattaaggtttagacagaaaatcaataatcagctgattgcattttatagctatcgacaacaaaggactattaataaaggtgttgattgaattgtttgacaaattggttaaatggcttcttctaaatgtcacatacagaatttatttaccactttgcgacgcacgtgtttgaagcaaactttTGACGTCTCCTCCGCTTTTAAAGATAGTTTTAGATTGAAAGCTGTTGTtgtgacgaaaaatgttcaaaagcaagaaaaatcgcggattcaaaactttaattatccTTTGACTTAAATAGTGGTAATTGATTAGGGAGACTTTTTTAAAGTCGTTTGAGTGACACAAGTGTTTCAAGCATAGTTTTACgtctcaactttttcatttacgatgttcaaaaaaagaaaactgtcgttatgaagaaatctatcgAAAAGGTTGGCTGAAATGAGAGTagcccttcaatgtaatgactacacatgAAACGAGGGATCAATTTCAAGTAataaaagcttttgttttgatgtaaaaaaacacttcttagtacaaaagggaacatcagtatttttcttttaaagaaactttgCCTACGAACTATACTGGTATTATATAATCATCAAAACATGATgtccattaattttgttatattcctgGACTTATATCTTAATTCTTTATTATTACAAGTATAGTAGGCCAATcaattagaaaagttgttttatatacaatgagtatttttctcttttaaattaaaaaaaatctgtcgttttaaagtaaatgtttagtgttaattcatttataaaatgtaaaatttaaaataagtatgAGAGCATAATCATAGATACAATCGGGCAAAATTATCTTATTTAAGGGAGGGGGGGCGTagaaaaaaggtaaattttaaacgaaaaatatagttatgttatttggcgaaaaaaataataaagtggcgaaaaaaatattgttttggcgaaagaggtggcgaaaaaaaaatttgacccaggggaaaccctgctCAGAAGCAAAGTTGTTTATGCCACAAGTAGAAGGTTCGGTCTGGATTTTCGCTTTAGGGTCTTTATTGAACGTACCTACAATCTTCAGACACCAACACATAATAAATTGAAGATACATTGGTTGTCGAAAAATGaaacatcacaaaaaatactgaacttcatggaaaattcaaaacggaaagtttctaatcaaattgaaaaatcaaaagtttaaacacatcaaacaaatagacAACTACTGAAGCAGTAAATTTTAAACTATCACCATATGAACTAAAATCTTAACTTTGTCACTTAATcggtatttctatttttataacgGCATACTGGACAATATTGGATATTTGACATACAGCGAGAAAAATCCCAACATGTATAAACCAAGTTAAATGAAAATCTTGCTCCTTAGTATCACAAAAATTTggttagaaaaaaatgtctctaGGAATTAAGTGGTAAAAGTCTTTGAATCACGCAGTCGAACCAGAACATCCTTGTATGGCTCGAAGAagtatttactttatttattgaGACTAATGCAGTTCGGCTATCcttacttatatatataggaGTACTGTTTCATAATACAGATAGCTGAATTCGtctcatttgaattttaaacaagaATTACAAGTCACTAGTAAAGCAACGTGTGTACAATTGGGGCACTTTTCCAACGAATTTGTAGATGTTTGAATCCAAAACCAAAACATACTTGCATAAATagtcaaacaaaaatgttcaagtcaatcaaacataaaaatacaaaattattgtgCAAATGACGTTTtcctcaataaaaaaaaagtcgacAAGAGCAGTTTGTGTGATAGCAGCACATCCCTGTggtccaaaatttaacaatgagtaaaacccataccgcaaagtcagatataaaaggtcacgaaattacaaattcaaaacaattcaaacgagaaaaactaacggcctaattaataaacaaaaaatatggggaaaacaaatatgaaacacagcaacaaacaacatcCACAACATTATGTtctcctgacttcggacaggcacaaacatacagaatgtggcggcgggtttaaacatgttagcgtgATCCTAACCTGAGAGCGTGGTGTAATAGTACAACAAAAGACTGGACTACCAAAATCATATGAAACGGCTCAACTTATCAGATAAATGTAAATAGAAgtacatataacaaaaacatgtgGACGTGAGTTggtacttataaaaaagaaggtatggtatgattaccaattagacaactctccacaagagaccaaaatgacatagacctttacaactataggtcaccgtacagcctacaataatgagcaaatcccatatgGCATAGTCAAATATAAAAGGCCaagaaatcacaaatgtaaagtaGTTCAAACGACAAACGAACGGCCTAATTGATGAACAATAAaaagctgcgccatgagcgcatgatacgcccgacgtctaatgtggaagttatatgcaataatcataaatagtttctgagacagttttaagcaataaccatatatagtttttgagacacggcgggaaACCCCccaccctgttttttttttttatacaaaaaactaaatatcactaaaacaaaattttgaatcaaaaccaaaaagtatacagatgtttagattaatataacaaagaagtgtgtaaagttttaagaaataatcataaattatttttgagatacggcgcgacatgtaaaaaaaactcccctgtttaacaaaatactcaataactcaaaaataaaattttgaatcatcaccaaaaagtatacagatctttagatcaatataacaaagaagtgtgttaagttttaagcaataatcataaattgttatagagatacggcacaacatttaaaaaaaaaactcccccttttttacaaaatactcaatcactcaaaaattaaattttgaatcatcataaaaaagtatacaaatcttaagattaatataacaaagacatgtgtaaagtttacagcaataataataaatcgattttgagatatggcgcgacatgtaaaaaaaccctcccccttttttacaaaatactcaataactcaaaaatgaaattttgaatcatcaccaaaaagtatacagatattaggattaatataactaagaagtgtttaaagttttaagccataatcaagaatcgtttttgagatacagtgcgacatgtgatAAAAACACACCCCTAtcttagttacaaagtgccgtaaatcaaaaagtttgaatccaattttcaccaaaaagtatacatatcatttgaccatcataagaaacaactatattaagttttatgaaatttggatacgtcgttctcaagttacggtgcgacatgtttacgccggacagacagacagacagacagaaggacagacagacggacggacggacaccggacatgtgtataccataatacgtgccgtcaaaattttgacgggcgtgtaaaaaatcaaggaaaaacaaaaatgtaacacagcAATTCATCTAAGACTAAATGTGACTATTCTTTAACGATTTACGAGATTTCAACATCGATAAACGACTGCTGCCTAACGACATCTTAACTCCGTTctcatttaatataaatgatttttgacATAATTCTGATAATAGGTTATCAtgaaatctaaaacaaacttaGGAGAAGCAATCCTTTATCAATCTTTCTCGTATACACACAGTCAAACGAAAATATACTGCTTCAGTTTGTAATTGGTGACAAGAGGTATCCTGAAAATGTGGTATACATCGCATTTGGTTCTCCAGGCTAGTTGTGGAATTGGTATTCATATGTAAATATACAGTGTCGTCAACTGAAAGTCGGAGTGTTGCCGAGTTGCTGCCGCCTGCCCATCCATTAGTATGATGACCATACAGTGAGTCAATATATTCATCGTTATGATAAAGCTCTATTAGTACCTCAGTATCTGTTGCAGATATAGCATGGTAATGAAAAACGTAAACGCCATGAACTATAGCTCTAAATTCTCCGGTTGCCATATTAAAAACTCCGCCCTGGTTTGTCCAAACTCTGTCAAATATAACGTTGTGCGTAGTCAATCCAGTTTGTGTGTTATCTATATCGTGGGTTAATCCAACGGAGAAAGCCGGAACTTTTCTATCGTTGCCtactgaaaacaaaatagaactTAATTTTAAGTACATTTTCATATGGAAATAATATTCTTTCTAAACACATTAAATAAAGACAGCattagtataccgttgttcgaaagtcataaatcgattgagaaaaaaaaatccgggttacaaactaaaactaagggaGACACATCAAACATAAGAAGAAACCaataaacaaacagaaaaagtgcaattttcctgacttggtacaggacattttaagaaaaagtggTGTGTTGAACCTGATTTGTgactagccaaacctcccgcttttatggcaattttaaatgtaatactAATATGTCTAAATTACATGACAGgcctaaaatgacaacattacatgacatttctaaaatgacaacattacatgatatGACTACAatcaaataaatagaaaaacatacagGACATGGAAATACACAACTAAACAATGCAATAGAACATTACGACTTGCCAATAGCTAGTAAAGTGCTCGGCTTAttatttaatacgccagacgcgtgtttcatATTCGTAGAACTCATCACTTACGTAATACGTTCAGGTCAAAATAGTAAAGAAAGCCAAACAATGATGAAGAGAATTGATGACCTGAAAccccaaaaagttgtgccaaatacggttaaaaaatggaaaacaaaactttaaataatttattgcgtccgaagcgcttttctggatttacatGTACCGTCATCAGGAACACttaaagccaaacatttgaaatccgaagatgtataagtaccgaaaatcgTTGAAAAGCtacatgtcaaaaatacctaaaataaatagtcaaatttttctaaagccaactttgcctagTTAactgcctgggataagaaaaatcCGTAGTTTAGAAAATTTATACTTTGCCAAAAaggaaatgtataaaaattacaACCGGAGTGATGACTATCTtaagaataaaaatgaaaacgtaAAACAACCTAGGTCAACACATAAAAACAGCACAGCCGACCACGCATTGTATGTCACCGGCCGACTAGATCGACGCAGAAAAATGACGTCACActataaaatttccaaaatataggATATAGTTCAAGATTAGGTATGTAATAATGATATTCGATGtatttaataataatgaaaattacaataatattaatataaatttgtgttagttattaaaacattaataGTATTATCTagctatgtttttttctaaatcaaacTGTAAACCAAATACATCGTGCAAGTTTAGTTGTTCCAAGCtaaaatcttataaatgaaCTGTGTGGTAAATTATCTTACCCTCACGCACCAatggaacataaaaaaattgaattacaAATTGAAACGATAAGACATTTAACAATATCCGATAAGAATAACAAATGCAAcattaaaactatatacatgaatgtaaatttgaaaagctttaacTGATTACGTTAAAGTAAACGATGTGGGAAATACGACGAAAAGTGGAACAGCCATGCATACACTCTCgaaccaagtttttttatatcagataTTTCAAGGAAATTATATCTTTGTATTTAGCAAAACTTAAGGATTtttttggtcatcaatgctcatcaacttcgttctttatttgacctttttaacttttgttttattcgagcgtcactgatgagtcttttgtagacgaataaaggcaacagtagtataccactgttcaaaaatcgtaaatatattgacaaaaaaacaatatcggggtaacaaactaaaactgagggaaacgcaataagtataagaggagaacaatgacacaacatcaaaatgtaacacacacagaaacggacttaGCATTAGACAAAACGCTCGTCTGAAgcaaataaaaagtttcaatcctggtatctattataaaaacatgtatatttgtgTGGAAGAATGTCAAAAATGGTAAAAGTAATTATTGAACTACATATTGTAATTGAACACATAAACTTACTCTTGGAATCTTTAATTCTCCAATCGCGTATTTTCatgttaatgatttttttgtttttagtattTGGAGAAAATCTTTGTTATTTACCTGTTGTAGATATCACATGCAGAGCAGGCGAAAGAAAAAAAGCTGTAAAAGTTGCATAAAGTTGATTATCCGATGCATCTCCATATAAGATGACTGTATCACCGGGTCTTCCACTCACCCAAACTTTATCTCCAGCGTGCAGTTCTAAAATTGCACTGTTACCGTGATCAGCATAGGTACTAGGTGCCTCTCCAAAAGCAGTATTTatgtatttgtcattttgatacAAGTCCAACCACATcctctgttaaaaataaaattcgtTGAATTAGCATAGTTAATGTCTCATTCAAATTACAATAATTAACCTACGGATTTGTGTATGTCATATTGCTCCTAAATATGCCTATGTTTAGGTTTCTGTGCTGTTGACTGTGATTTTGTCTTGAACAACACGTTAAAACATAGCGAGTATAGAGATACCTAGATTTTTCAtagacaaaattttatttataagataATAACCCGTATGGAATACAAGTTCACAAACATGTAATTTTGAATCCTTAATTTTCAAGAACGATACAATATAATGTTCGTTATTAACCAACCTTTCCAAGTTGCGCAAGCGCATGGTAATGAATCATATAAAGCCCTGGTACTGATACTGTAAACACTCCCGTATTGGCATCATAGCCATTCCCGACATTGgtaattattttatcataaacaaCATGGTCACCATTAAATGTCAAATTGTAGGTTAAAGAAACGCAAAATGCAGCTTTGACAGAAGAATCAACTGAAAAAGAGGAAACATatctataaaatgtttaataaaattccAAACTGCAAGGAACCCTTAAGAAATGGAAAATATCAAAAGctgaaatacatcaaacgaatagaaaaTTACTCACATTCCTGACTCTGTAAGAAATACCGGCGTTACACATCAGTGTAAAGCACCGACATACGCTGGGCATGTCCAAAAACCGTGAACGCTAGTTATTTTTGACGTAGTCAACTTGTTAAGCATATCTGTATCGTGCGCACAACGTGTTTATGGCGTACGAGAGGCGCACATAAGCGTTTATCGGGCGTTGAAGTTACGTTTATTGGCATAAGTCTGGCGTTTGTCTAACGCAGATCAAATGCACGCTACGAAAGACAAACGTTCCTTGAGCGTTTTTGAGACGCGTGACGATTATCCGTGCTATCGGTGTGTTTGGTACGTGTACTTATGGGTTGTTTTATCTACTTCTGGATACACTTGGTCTTGTAAATTCACGCACACATGCCACTAAAAATGTGAAAGCAAGTTTCGTTAAATGTCTTTAGGTGTAATATCACCAAATCATAGTACGTATCATCTGGTTGCATACGAAAAAAGGTcgaaaatattcccttgaatttatCGAAAAACCTTAAATACCAACAGTTCTAAAATAATAGTTCTAATAACTGGTATAGTCGTTAACATGAGTTTATTACCTGTCGTTTCAGGAAACAGCAGTTCGCCACTGAATGTTGTATACACATCATCAGCAGCACCATAAATCCAGTTTATGTAATTATCAACGgcctttacaaaaatatgatcaCCTTTTTGAAGCTCTAATTAAGACAACTGTATTGTCTGCACTAGCCCAATCCTTTATGGTATAAGCATAAATTTATACGatatattctttgtttttatagaGGTCCAACCATATTTCCTCGTCATTCCTGCTAAGGGCGTGGAAATGGAAAGAATAATCCCCGGAGTTTGTACTAGAAACTTTCCGTCACCGGTGAAATCGGCATTGATATTTGTaaaacttttgtcaaattttatgaTTTCGCCTTTTGTCAAGTGTGAACGTGAAACAATTAAGACCTTTTGTGAATGCGACAGCATCATTAGCAGAATCAACTGTAAAAGAAGCAATACTATCAAGGTAAATGttgtaacaaaaatatcaagtgttcttatatacttgtttaatattttaagatgaaatctgatttattttcattgtttataacagagtagaaaataaatatcaatgtttTCAGTATAAATTGggtaatatataaaagtaatacTGGGTCTTTTGAAAACGAGCGTCGAAAACTTCACAAATTTCCAAAATTACTGTATATAAATGAAAGCTCAAGCATTTACTGGATATCACGGTAAAACAAGGAATAATTTAATCATTTGAGCTGCTTCGGATAGAAATCGACCTTATGCAAATGGATATCAATACATCTGTTAACCTATTTCGGGTTGatagaatataaacaaacagCTTGTAACTGCTTGAAAATTGGGTAGCAATAAGAAGCCTGCAAAACATACCCGTccgaaattatttttttatttcgtattTTAATGTTCTTAAATCAATCATGGTCTTGCACATGTACATATTTTCGTGCATTTGCATCAAGTCGATTTCATGCGTCTGACGCGTATTGAATTATACGACAAGTATCGGTAATAACTTTAAGCGTGTCGTACTGttctattgtattttttatttgtgtgtttctctgtcctgtatgttctcccatttatttataatgtcctatcatgcaatgttgtcattttaatgttatatttaatattgtcatGAAAGTGgtaggtttggctagccacaacaCCAGTTTCAATcccccatttttttctaaaacatgtcctgcaccaagtcaggaaaatgtcaatatatgtcgtatattttgtttctgtgtgtgctgCATTGTCGTTTGTGATTGTTCACTTCGTGTTTGTTATGTTTCGTAGTCGAATTGTActatattgtattgtttatttgcgTGATTTTCTGTCCCaaatgttcttgcatttatttgaactgcattcctgtcatgtaatggcgtcattttagtgttatattaaacattgccataaaagtgcgaggtttggccggccacaaaaccaggttcaaccgatcattttttttcttaaaatgtcctgtaccaagtcaggaaaattgccattgttttattatagttcttttctgtgtgtgttgcattttatgttttctgttgtgttgttgtactccttttatatttgatgtgttttcctcagttttagtttgtagccTGGATtcattttttctctatcgatttatgaatttcggaCATCagtatactactgctgctttTATATATCCGACGCAGCTGATTTATAGCATCAAAGCCCTGAATGGTCATCAAAGATcgacttttttaaatttgtataaagaATTTGCAAGATAATTTGTCAATGGCATTTTAagtattttagtatttttagaAATCTAAGGACTATGATATATCTTACCGACTGCAATACAAACAGCTATACATATAACCAGCAACATCATATATTGGGTCAACACAACTGcttacaaaataaagttttcgATATCTCTAAAACAATGACTGAAAGAGAAATATGACATAATGTCTCTCTAAATATAAACCTTATCTGTGCAAATTCCCTCAAGGTAAAACTTCAACCAGTGTCAAGGCCCAAAAGATATAATAAAAACGTAAAAATAATCTGAAAGCTTGATAAAACCGTTCTCTTCCAAAACACGTTTAAGCATAAAATATACAAAGGCTAGACTAGGAAGAAGGATAGCCGGATTGACAAACAAACCAATAACAGATGAAACGGATGCGTATGGGAGGTTTGGGATGCCTTTACACTACGTTCAGCccataatttttaatgtagCAATGctctgtaccaaatcaggaatatgacagttgttgtcaaaCAATTCGTTTATATGTGTGTTGGCGTTTCTTTTTATTGCACTGTTGTATTCTgatgtttctttattttcctCTCCTCCTTATAGTTGATTTTTCCCcttggttttggtttgtaaacCTGATTTGTTTTTCCCTTATCGatatatgacttttgaacaccggtaaatataactactgttgcctttactcACCCCTGTAAAGACTTACTAAATAaagtttaacataaaaaaaaaattgtaagggttccgcggaacccagtgtctcgcctacttttgctgtaaatcgcaggctaaaaaaaaatgagaaaaaaactcactaaaaatattcctcttgatactatcttatgattgtaagaagcttctgtccaagtttggtaaaaatttaggATAGTTCaagaatctaataaatgttttgaaaactttaactgcagactgtatgtaatgttaactgggaAGAAAATCTAactccatttaaaagtaaaatacagaaaaaaatggttatctttttacaaaatttacttctggatactatcttatgatcataaacaagcttctgtccaagtttgatacaaaccaaggatagtttaagaaagttattaaaactttaaaaactttaaccacagagtgaatgtaatgtttaccCGCagaaaaatctaagtccatttataagtaaaatacggaaaaaaatggaattttatttttacaaaatttacttctggatactatcttatgatcataagcaaccttctgtccaagtttggtagaaatcaaagttagtttaaaaaagttattaaaatttcaaaaactttaaccacagagtgaatatttgtggacgccgccgacgacaacgacgacggaatgtaggatcgcttagtctcgctttttccactaaagtcgaaggctcgacaataaaataacaaatataccgaaattcaaaatggaaatttccttattaaatggcaaaatcaaaagctcaaacacctAAAAACTAATGAAAAATAGCTATTAAAGCGTGGttgcgggttatttaacagtgtgcagcaaattttttaatattatttcgaatag
This is a stretch of genomic DNA from Mytilus trossulus isolate FHL-02 chromosome 6, PNRI_Mtr1.1.1.hap1, whole genome shotgun sequence. It encodes these proteins:
- the LOC134722463 gene encoding complement C1q tumor necrosis factor-related protein 4-like, with product MLLVICIAVCIAVELQKGDHIFVKAVDNYINWIYGAADDVYTTFSGELLFPETTVDSSVKAAFCVSLTYNLTFNGDHVVYDKIITNVGNGYDANTGVFTVSVPGLYMIHYHALAQLGKRMWLDLYQNDKYINTAFGEAPSTYADHGNSAILELHAGDKVWVSGRPGDTVILYGDASDNQLYATFTAFFLSPALHVISTTVGNDRKVPAFSVGLTHDIDNTQTGLTTHNVIFDRVWTNQGGVFNMATGEFRAIVHGVYVFHYHAISATDTEVLIELYHNDEYIDSLYGHHTNGWAGGSNSATLRLSVDDTVYLHMNTNSTTSLENQMRCIPHFQDTSCHQLQTEAVYFRLTVCIRERLIKDCFS